The following are from one region of the Rhipicephalus microplus isolate Deutch F79 chromosome 1, USDA_Rmic, whole genome shotgun sequence genome:
- the LOC119178802 gene encoding uncharacterized protein LOC119178802, giving the protein MAPRRKRLSSSSPDSRKGSSSDESLNESDVTCPVCLSMVIEPVTMPCAHEVCKSCFTSTVLMANKECPMCRMRIASWARKAAREGTLVNRARWQLIKTRFPKQVARRLSGEDSRAGTPQRIVLRPLCMPGEIRREYEEQRQRAEAEWRRERELEAQEGEALAQHLASEEERALEKQRRQMRRDQRLACLWGVFGDTPSVLAAFPLVRSLLVPEDDDNDSASSFIPPEDRPQDATRNTAPVTPLSGGVSRLHSRSVQTTLLEVRQQETQTCEHSHDATASYQEDWELARRLQRKLNRQSRAAPKRTYNLRSRVVD; this is encoded by the exons ATGGCGCCGCGACGTAAGCGgctgtcgtcgtcttcgccggatagCCGCAAAGGCAGCAGCAGCGACGAATCCTTGAACGAATCGGACGTTACATGCCCCGTGTGTCTGAGCATGGTGATCGAACCCGTGACGATGCCGTGCGCGCACGAGGTGTGCAAATCCTGCTTCACGAGCACCGTGCTCATGGCCAACAAGGAGTGTCCCATGTGTCGCATGCGCATCGCGTCGTGGGCGCGCAAAGCAGCCCGCGAGGGAACCCTGGTCAACCGGGCACGCTGGCAGCTCATCAAGACCCGCTTTCCGAAGCAGGTCGCAAGGAGACTGAGCGGAGAAGACAGTCGAGCAG GAACCCCTCAGCGGATTGTGCTGAGACCGCTGTGCATGCCGGGTGAGATCAGGCGCGAGTACGAGGAACAGCGTCAGCGTGCGGAGGCCGAGTGGCGCCGAGAGCGCGAGCTCGAGGCTCAGGAGGGTGAAGCCCTGGCCCAGCACTTGGCTTCGGAGGAAGAACGGGCCCTGGAGAAACAGCGGCGGCAGATGCGACGGGACCAGCGGCTCGCCTGCCTCTGGGGCGTGTTTGGGGACACGCCGTCCGTGCTCGCTGCCTTCCCGCTTGTTCGTTCTTTGCTCGTGCCGGAGGACGACGACAATGACAGTGCATCTTCTTTCATACCTCCGGAGGACAGGCCTCAAG ATGCCACAAGGAACACGGCACCGGTGACGCCCTTGAGTGGCGGCGTAAGCAGGCTGCACTCGCGCAGTGTGCAGACAACCCTGCTGGAGGTGCGGCAACAGGAGACACAGACATGTGAGCACAGTCACGACGCCACGGCCTCCTACCAGGAAGACTGGGAACTGGCACGCCGCCTCCAGCGGAAGCTGAACCGACAGAGCAGAGCAGCACCCAAACGCACTTACAACCTGCGCTCTCGTGTTGTCGACTGA